From bacterium BMS3Abin11, one genomic window encodes:
- the tusE_5 gene encoding sulfurtransferase TusE, with amino-acid sequence MPIEVNGVSHETDEEGYLINLGDWSRELGEALAAADDCELTDAHWEVIKFLREYYEEYQIAPAVRVLTKAIGKRLGKDKGNSKYLYELFPYGPAKQACKYAGLPKPTGCV; translated from the coding sequence ATGCCTATAGAAGTAAACGGAGTATCCCACGAAACAGATGAAGAAGGTTACCTGATAAACTTGGGTGACTGGAGCAGAGAACTCGGTGAAGCGCTGGCTGCAGCTGATGATTGTGAACTCACCGATGCCCACTGGGAAGTTATCAAATTCCTGCGTGAGTATTATGAAGAATACCAGATCGCACCTGCAGTGCGAGTGCTGACCAAAGCAATCGGCAAACGGCTTGGTAAGGACAAAGGGAACAGCAAATATCTTTACGAACTGTTCCCTTACGGCCCGGCAAAGCAGGCTTGTAAATATGCAGGCCTGCCTAAGCCTACAGGCTGCGTCTAA
- a CDS encoding nitrate reductase gamma subunit — MSFLTILFATLFYFATAVLLFGVGYKIWQYAITPAPLKIPVMPAPITKLGVVLRMTEEIVLFKSLFKSNKWIWIFGWMFHLALLLVLLRHLRYFQEPVWWWVNLIQPFGKYAGFAMVIGLLGLITRRIVVARVRYITAPSDHLMLILIISIALTGLAMRYILRTDIVSVKAFMLGLLYLDVQPIPTDWLFLTHITLVISLLLVFPFSKLLHVPGVFFSPTRNQVDDAREKRHIANWAVKLDATRKS, encoded by the coding sequence ATGTCATTCCTGACAATACTCTTCGCAACATTATTTTATTTTGCAACCGCCGTATTACTTTTTGGCGTTGGTTATAAAATCTGGCAATATGCGATTACACCCGCACCACTAAAGATCCCGGTAATGCCCGCGCCGATTACAAAATTAGGTGTAGTTCTACGCATGACCGAGGAAATAGTCCTCTTTAAAAGCCTGTTCAAATCTAATAAATGGATCTGGATTTTTGGATGGATGTTTCATCTTGCACTGTTACTGGTGCTTCTGCGACATCTACGTTATTTCCAGGAGCCCGTCTGGTGGTGGGTAAACCTGATTCAGCCATTTGGTAAGTATGCTGGCTTTGCCATGGTTATCGGCTTACTTGGCCTGATTACACGCCGTATAGTTGTCGCGCGTGTACGGTATATCACTGCACCTTCCGATCATTTGATGTTAATACTGATAATTTCCATTGCCCTGACCGGTCTGGCAATGAGATACATTTTACGTACTGACATAGTTTCTGTAAAAGCATTTATGCTTGGTCTTTTGTATCTGGATGTGCAGCCTATTCCGACTGACTGGCTGTTTCTTACCCATATAACACTGGTTATCTCATTGCTACTGGTATTTCCGTTCAGCAAGTTGCTGCACGTACCCGGCGTTTTCTTCAGTCCTACCCGTAACCAGGTGGATGACGCACGTGAAAAAAGACACATAGCAAACTGGGCGGTCAAGCTAGACGCTACCAGAAAGAGTTAG
- a CDS encoding succinate dehydrogenase/fumarate reductase iron-sulfur subunit, producing the protein MANFETPELKDYIEVPLPQIGVMEGNGPFRAKPEHQEALGFPGELIDDWENVAVNKLGDLVNRYRGLRVFLDSCVKCGACTDKCHYYLGTTDAKNMPVARQDLLRSVYRYYHTPAGKFLKKFGMEKLIGARKLTEDVINEWYNYFLQCSQCRRCSVFCPYGIDTAEISMAAREVLDHIGIGQKYCNEIIGKVYKIGNNLGLPEPALANTLEGLEEEIEEDIGVAVKLPLDQKGKDILLVTPSADFFAEPHVDGLIGYAKVFHQAGLSWTLSSHASEAGNFGMFIGSYENMQRVSMRIREAAIDLGVKRIVFGECGHAWRIAYSFLNTLVGPFDFLDPNYPVPQHILEVTHDLIQRGKLNIDASQNDHMTLTFHDSCNVARATRMGPKPGGQMTIPREVIKAVCNNYYDMPEDTIGEATYCCGGGGGILTDDLIEIRVKGAMPRMQALKTVVKENGVTHMAAICAICKSQFTKVIPYYGFTMDQIISVHQLVGDALVFESEISEASDESDETENEQE; encoded by the coding sequence GTGGCCAACTTTGAAACCCCTGAATTAAAAGACTATATAGAGGTCCCATTACCCCAGATTGGTGTAATGGAAGGCAACGGTCCATTCAGGGCCAAACCTGAACATCAGGAAGCCCTCGGCTTCCCGGGTGAACTCATTGATGACTGGGAAAATGTTGCCGTCAATAAACTTGGTGACCTGGTAAACAGATATCGCGGCCTCCGTGTCTTTCTTGACTCCTGCGTGAAATGCGGTGCCTGTACAGATAAATGTCATTATTATCTTGGTACCACAGATGCTAAAAATATGCCTGTTGCGCGCCAGGATCTATTGCGTAGTGTCTACCGCTACTACCACACGCCGGCGGGTAAATTTCTTAAAAAGTTCGGCATGGAAAAACTTATTGGTGCACGCAAACTAACGGAAGATGTCATCAACGAGTGGTACAACTATTTTCTTCAGTGCTCACAGTGTCGCCGCTGTTCTGTATTCTGCCCTTACGGCATTGATACGGCGGAAATCTCTATGGCCGCACGCGAAGTCCTGGATCACATTGGTATAGGTCAGAAATACTGTAATGAAATTATCGGCAAAGTCTACAAGATTGGTAATAATCTTGGCCTGCCTGAACCCGCTCTGGCAAATACCCTTGAAGGTCTCGAAGAAGAAATAGAAGAGGATATTGGTGTTGCAGTCAAATTGCCGCTTGACCAGAAAGGTAAAGATATTCTGCTGGTCACCCCTTCTGCTGATTTTTTTGCTGAACCCCATGTCGATGGCCTGATTGGCTACGCCAAGGTATTTCACCAGGCAGGATTGAGCTGGACACTCAGCTCTCATGCCTCTGAAGCCGGCAACTTCGGCATGTTCATCGGCAGCTACGAAAACATGCAGCGTGTCTCCATGCGTATACGCGAAGCAGCCATTGATCTGGGTGTAAAACGTATTGTATTTGGCGAATGCGGTCATGCCTGGCGCATAGCTTACAGTTTCCTGAATACCCTGGTTGGACCCTTTGACTTTCTTGATCCCAATTATCCTGTTCCACAACACATTCTGGAAGTCACCCATGATCTCATCCAGCGTGGCAAGCTGAACATTGATGCCTCACAGAACGATCATATGACCCTGACATTCCATGACTCCTGTAACGTCGCACGTGCTACACGTATGGGGCCAAAACCCGGCGGTCAGATGACGATTCCACGTGAGGTCATCAAAGCGGTCTGCAACAACTATTACGATATGCCTGAGGATACGATTGGCGAAGCTACCTACTGTTGTGGTGGTGGCGGCGGTATTCTTACCGATGATCTAATAGAGATCAGAGTCAAAGGTGCGATGCCCAGAATGCAGGCACTGAAGACCGTCGTTAAAGAAAATGGTGTCACCCACATGGCCGCTATATGCGCCATCTGTAAGTCACAATTCACCAAGGTTATTCCTTATTATGGATTTACCATGGATCAGATTATCAGTGTGCATCAACTTGTAGGTGACGCACTGGTGTTTGAATCAGAAATTTCTGAAGCATCTGATGAATCTGACGAAACTGAAAACGAGCAAGAATAA
- the preT gene encoding NAD-dependent dihydropyrimidine dehydrogenase subunit PreT yields the protein MATSSEEMQKDKTFRRYEDGDYVEDNMHEKIFQASWSYRCPTYIQRTPPCQGSCPAGEDIRGWLDIVRGIEKPADDMAMQEYAFRRLTDANPFPSMMGRVCPAPCEEACNRNHLDDFVGINSVEQYIGDTAIENDFSYEAGTSTGKKVAVIGGGPAGMSAAYQLRRMGHAVTVFEERAELGGMMRYGIPGYRIPREKLAAEIDRITDMGVEVKTSTRVGKDISVDQLEKDFDAVLWAMGCWTGRGLPVDGWEAASNCVDGLSFLEAFNNGRMKVTGKKLVCIGGGDTSIDVVSVARRIGFNADAGLPENILNNNETQDQSLADAASPCDATLTSLFTRDKMMAAEHEIADAIEEGVTIFDGVMPLEVILGDDGRATGLKVCDCTMDGMTPVPTEGTERVIEADIIVAAIGQGGDMAGVEDFANERNLINADKNYQVVDKPGHFVAGDIVRPHLLTTAIGQASVAAESINSYVMAEKMARRPKVDKHHFSLSAKLVEAGLEPDNYDRKSSTGTSEENYAVHNFDDRSKHEIIGYDELFLGHFKHEDRNLRAEDVPNSDQVLGHFHERMTGLAEETAIAESERCMSCGICFECDNCVIFCPQDAVYRVKKDQSTMGRYVATDYSKCIGCQICADVCPTGYIDMGLGG from the coding sequence ATGGCAACTTCAAGCGAAGAAATGCAAAAAGACAAAACTTTCCGCCGTTATGAAGACGGTGATTACGTCGAGGATAATATGCATGAAAAAATCTTCCAGGCCAGCTGGTCGTACAGGTGTCCGACATATATCCAGCGCACGCCGCCATGCCAGGGTAGCTGTCCTGCGGGTGAAGATATTCGTGGCTGGCTTGATATTGTCCGAGGCATAGAGAAGCCCGCCGATGACATGGCTATGCAGGAATATGCATTCAGACGATTGACAGATGCCAATCCTTTCCCTTCCATGATGGGACGTGTCTGCCCCGCTCCCTGCGAGGAAGCCTGTAACCGTAATCACCTTGATGATTTCGTCGGCATTAATTCGGTTGAACAATATATTGGCGATACGGCTATTGAAAATGACTTTAGCTACGAAGCCGGTACAAGCACAGGTAAAAAAGTTGCGGTCATTGGCGGCGGGCCTGCTGGCATGTCAGCCGCTTACCAGCTCCGACGCATGGGTCATGCTGTGACAGTATTTGAAGAAAGAGCAGAACTGGGCGGTATGATGCGTTATGGCATCCCGGGCTATCGTATTCCACGCGAAAAACTGGCCGCTGAAATCGACCGCATTACCGATATGGGTGTTGAAGTGAAAACCAGCACTCGCGTTGGAAAAGACATTAGTGTTGATCAACTGGAAAAGGATTTTGATGCTGTCCTGTGGGCTATGGGTTGCTGGACTGGCCGCGGATTGCCGGTAGATGGATGGGAAGCTGCATCAAACTGTGTAGATGGACTTTCATTCCTGGAGGCCTTCAACAATGGCCGCATGAAAGTCACTGGTAAAAAGCTGGTCTGTATTGGTGGTGGCGACACCTCGATTGACGTTGTATCCGTAGCTCGCCGTATCGGCTTTAATGCGGATGCCGGCTTGCCAGAAAACATCCTTAATAACAACGAGACACAGGATCAATCACTCGCTGACGCGGCATCACCCTGTGATGCAACACTGACATCGCTGTTCACCAGGGACAAGATGATGGCAGCAGAACACGAAATCGCTGATGCAATTGAAGAAGGTGTCACCATTTTTGATGGTGTTATGCCGCTCGAAGTTATCCTCGGTGATGATGGCAGGGCAACTGGTCTGAAAGTTTGCGACTGTACTATGGATGGCATGACACCTGTACCAACAGAAGGCACAGAGCGGGTCATTGAAGCAGACATCATTGTCGCTGCGATTGGTCAGGGTGGTGATATGGCAGGTGTTGAAGACTTTGCCAATGAACGTAATCTTATCAATGCTGACAAGAACTATCAGGTAGTAGATAAACCAGGACATTTTGTCGCCGGTGATATTGTACGCCCTCACCTGCTGACGACGGCTATAGGTCAGGCATCAGTGGCTGCTGAAAGCATCAACTCATATGTGATGGCTGAAAAAATGGCACGGCGTCCAAAGGTTGACAAGCATCATTTCAGCCTGTCAGCCAAGCTTGTTGAAGCAGGTCTGGAACCTGATAACTACGACAGGAAATCCTCTACAGGCACATCCGAAGAGAATTACGCCGTACACAACTTCGATGATCGCTCCAAACACGAAATCATTGGTTATGATGAGCTGTTCCTGGGGCATTTTAAGCATGAAGATCGGAATCTACGTGCTGAAGATGTCCCAAACTCAGATCAGGTACTGGGTCACTTCCATGAAAGGATGACAGGCCTGGCAGAAGAAACCGCAATCGCTGAATCTGAACGTTGCATGAGCTGTGGTATATGTTTCGAGTGTGACAACTGTGTCATCTTCTGCCCACAGGATGCTGTTTATCGCGTCAAGAAAGACCAGTCTACAATGGGCCGTTATGTAGCCACCGACTACAGCAAATGTATCGGCTGCCAAATCTGCGCTGACGTATGCCCAACGGGTTACATTGACATGGGACTGGGTGGATAA